The Megasphaera stantonii genome includes a window with the following:
- a CDS encoding DUF4127 family protein, which translates to MLMSVGPTAMARTILYVPQDNRPVDLAYTVNTAEDAGYTILTPPEQYLSGSNFQGSPDRLLRWVNENAGLADAMVLSIDSLVYGGLVDSRKHNFDMETLVGRLEKVENLHKLHKNVPIYAFSTVMRSPWAGGKGVEPDYYLKMGTDMYQLASLQAKMDVDNLTPQERSSWFAVMRRIPLEYLQDWYNRRQKNMMINYRLIQDAKKGIFKYYSLGHDDNSVNTQSSLESKYLEMAGADVPKTSFGSFPGADQLGLLLITRANNDFTNYHPKVTVIYPLGGGEKTVPSYDGQAIGKTIAAHIEAIGGTVTETERPDLLLAVNTPLTSSTSESGNFENFPIMLQSTREFLTQIETAVKAGIPVSLVDMAFSNGSDNTLVYGLYQDKMLYRLAAYNGWNTASNSVGYGLSQGVLSRYMTPEAHRDMLTTQYLDNWAYQANVRDYISRMDQKLEAGTAKRYYPTVMRELQSLTKEQLQRYAGTYLGVDPRTVDVTLPWNRLFEVYVDVHDKPDVNLEWRERQKLKQKELDRLGKVLNDAKKALEDAKKAAKGGKVDPALEKRLKEAEAAAKAAYEAEKQAQELNAKEEAAQKNRTWAPK; encoded by the coding sequence CGATGGCGCGGACGATTTTATACGTTCCCCAGGATAATCGTCCCGTCGATCTGGCGTATACGGTCAACACGGCGGAAGACGCAGGATATACGATTCTCACGCCGCCGGAGCAATATTTGTCCGGATCTAATTTCCAGGGCTCGCCAGACCGGCTCCTGCGCTGGGTCAATGAGAACGCCGGCCTGGCCGACGCGATGGTCTTATCTATTGATTCTCTGGTATACGGCGGTCTCGTCGATTCGCGGAAGCACAATTTCGACATGGAAACCCTCGTCGGACGGCTGGAAAAGGTGGAAAACCTGCATAAGCTTCATAAAAACGTGCCTATTTACGCTTTCAGTACGGTCATGCGCAGCCCTTGGGCCGGCGGCAAGGGCGTAGAGCCTGACTATTACCTGAAAATGGGAACGGATATGTATCAGCTGGCGTCGCTGCAAGCTAAGATGGACGTAGATAACCTGACGCCCCAGGAGCGAAGCAGCTGGTTTGCCGTCATGCGCCGGATTCCTCTGGAATATCTGCAGGACTGGTATAATCGCCGGCAGAAGAACATGATGATCAATTACCGCCTTATTCAGGATGCTAAGAAGGGGATTTTCAAATATTACAGCCTGGGCCATGACGATAATTCCGTCAATACCCAGTCGTCCCTCGAATCGAAGTATTTGGAAATGGCCGGCGCCGACGTGCCTAAGACGTCCTTCGGCTCTTTCCCCGGCGCAGACCAGCTGGGGCTGCTGCTCATTACGCGGGCAAACAATGATTTTACGAACTATCATCCCAAGGTCACGGTGATTTACCCCTTGGGCGGCGGCGAAAAGACCGTGCCGAGCTATGACGGCCAGGCTATCGGCAAGACGATTGCCGCTCATATCGAGGCGATTGGCGGGACGGTAACCGAAACGGAACGGCCCGATTTACTGCTGGCAGTAAACACGCCCCTTACGTCGTCGACGAGCGAATCGGGGAATTTTGAAAACTTCCCCATCATGCTGCAGTCGACGCGGGAATTCCTGACGCAGATCGAAACGGCCGTCAAGGCCGGCATTCCCGTCAGCCTCGTCGATATGGCCTTTTCCAACGGCTCGGACAATACCCTTGTATACGGCTTGTATCAGGACAAGATGCTGTACCGTTTGGCGGCGTACAACGGCTGGAACACGGCGAGCAATTCCGTCGGCTACGGCTTGTCTCAGGGCGTCCTGTCGCGGTATATGACGCCGGAAGCGCACCGCGACATGCTGACGACGCAGTATCTGGACAACTGGGCCTATCAGGCCAACGTGCGCGACTATATTTCCCGCATGGACCAGAAGCTGGAAGCCGGTACGGCGAAGCGCTATTACCCGACGGTCATGAGGGAGCTTCAGAGCCTGACGAAGGAGCAGCTCCAACGCTATGCCGGCACGTATTTGGGCGTCGACCCGCGGACCGTCGATGTAACCTTGCCGTGGAACCGCTTGTTTGAAGTGTACGTGGATGTCCACGATAAGCCCGACGTCAATCTGGAATGGCGGGAACGGCAGAAATTGAAGCAGAAAGAGCTGGATCGTCTGGGCAAAGTCCTGAACGACGCCAAGAAGGCCCTGGAGGACGCTAAGAAGGCTGCTAAGGGAGGCAAGGTGGACCCGGCCTTGGAAAAACGGCTGAAAGAGGCCGAAGCCGCCGCGAAAGCCGCGTATGAAGCGGAAAAGCAGGCCCAGGAATTGAACGCTAAGGAAGAAGCAGCTCAGAAAAACCGTACGTGGGCTCCTAAGTAA